A stretch of the Polyangiaceae bacterium genome encodes the following:
- a CDS encoding winged helix-turn-helix transcriptional regulator, translating into MNERTAAAPAGACSDLCNVPCFKEKLVARLRAELPADDALEDARGLFASLADKTRLRLLFALRTGEELCVCDVAHVLGISVSVASHHLRKLRDLKVLKYRNDGKMAYYSLKSPLARELVGRVLPDAKARR; encoded by the coding sequence ATGAATGAACGAACAGCTGCGGCGCCTGCGGGTGCTTGCAGCGACCTCTGCAACGTCCCCTGCTTCAAGGAGAAGCTCGTCGCGCGGCTGCGCGCCGAGCTACCCGCCGACGACGCTCTCGAAGACGCGCGCGGGCTCTTCGCGTCGCTGGCCGACAAGACCCGCCTCCGTCTGCTCTTCGCGCTTCGAACGGGCGAGGAGCTCTGCGTGTGCGACGTCGCGCACGTCCTCGGGATCAGCGTTTCGGTAGCGTCCCATCATCTGCGTAAGCTCCGGGACCTGAAGGTGCTCAAGTACCGCAACGACGGCAAGATGGCGTACTACTCGCTGAAGAGCCCGCTCGCGCGCGAGCTCGTCGGTCGCGTCCTTCCGGATGCCAAGGCGCGCCGATGA
- a CDS encoding DUF4346 domain-containing protein → MTAAVDTRRRALDVIREQLDEAVRAGKCHGCGCLQQTVAALSGTEAAPLLEPTLQAARAVFVPKKYDCLGCAVCFPAIAANAFAEAFPAASANLDLCPTEAPEARLGWPPLPGDYRALRYGAPVAVCTLNDASLASRVADTRHEHLAIVGTMHTENLGIERLMTNVLANPHIRCLVLCGDDTQQTVGHLPGQSIASLLENGVDDARRIRGARGKRPVLKNVSQEEIDAFREQVELVSAIGETDMTRVIELVQRAGRSARGPFEGAPRPVAVERVGTSEPRRLVQDPAGYFVVYPDARRRMISVEHFTNAGVLTCVFEGKTPAALYAGVVERGLVTRLDHAAYLGRELARAERSLETGEAFVQDRAAGALEEGGATAECGCAQVCKTGEST, encoded by the coding sequence ATGACCGCGGCCGTCGACACTCGCCGGCGCGCGCTCGACGTCATTCGGGAGCAGCTCGACGAGGCCGTCCGGGCCGGCAAGTGTCATGGCTGCGGATGCCTCCAACAGACCGTGGCTGCACTCTCGGGCACCGAGGCTGCGCCGCTGCTCGAGCCGACGCTGCAGGCGGCGCGCGCCGTGTTCGTCCCCAAGAAGTACGACTGCCTCGGCTGCGCGGTCTGCTTCCCGGCCATCGCCGCGAATGCGTTTGCTGAAGCCTTCCCCGCGGCGAGCGCGAATCTCGACCTCTGCCCCACGGAAGCACCGGAGGCACGCCTGGGTTGGCCGCCTCTTCCGGGCGACTATCGCGCGCTCCGGTACGGCGCTCCTGTCGCCGTGTGCACGTTGAACGACGCATCGCTCGCGTCCCGCGTCGCGGACACGCGCCACGAGCACCTCGCGATCGTGGGAACGATGCACACGGAGAACCTCGGGATCGAGCGGCTCATGACGAACGTGCTCGCGAACCCGCACATTCGTTGCCTCGTCCTTTGCGGCGACGACACTCAGCAGACAGTCGGGCACCTTCCCGGGCAGTCCATCGCGAGCCTACTCGAGAACGGTGTCGATGACGCGCGGCGCATCCGAGGCGCGAGGGGAAAGCGACCAGTACTGAAGAACGTCAGCCAGGAAGAGATCGACGCCTTCCGGGAGCAGGTCGAGCTCGTGTCAGCGATTGGCGAAACTGACATGACGCGAGTGATCGAGCTCGTGCAGAGGGCGGGGCGCTCCGCCCGCGGTCCGTTCGAGGGGGCACCGCGCCCCGTCGCCGTCGAGCGCGTCGGGACGAGCGAGCCGCGGCGCCTCGTGCAAGATCCCGCGGGTTACTTCGTCGTCTACCCGGATGCGCGCCGGAGAATGATCTCGGTGGAGCATTTCACGAACGCGGGCGTGCTCACTTGCGTCTTCGAGGGGAAGACACCGGCAGCACTCTATGCGGGAGTCGTCGAGCGCGGTCTGGTCACGCGGCTCGACCACGCCGCCTACCTCGGCCGCGAGCTCGCGCGCGCCGAGCGTTCCCTCGAGACAGGCGAAGCGTTCGTCCAGGATCGCGCCGCAGGAGCGCTCGAAGAAGGCGGGGCGACTGCGGAGTGCGGCTGCGCGCAGGTCTGCAAGACTGGAGAATCGACATGA
- a CDS encoding HNH endonuclease, producing MHTRTLVLTPWYFPHKVIRWEDAITLSYLGKVDVVVSYADEIRSPSTTLRMPAVVRLKRKIARTKRGVKFSRLNVYLRDDFTCAYCQLKLPMSKLTYDHVLPRSRGGRTEWENIVTACAPCNAKKANKTPDESGMWPKRPPFRPTTLPLMPPLIDPDTAPIEWRDFTASLPRVGVA from the coding sequence ATGCACACGAGAACCCTCGTGCTCACGCCCTGGTACTTCCCGCACAAGGTGATCCGTTGGGAGGACGCGATCACGCTCTCTTACCTGGGCAAGGTCGACGTCGTCGTGTCCTACGCCGACGAGATCCGCTCGCCGTCCACGACCCTGCGCATGCCGGCGGTCGTGCGGCTCAAGCGCAAGATCGCCCGGACCAAGCGTGGCGTGAAGTTCTCGCGGCTGAACGTCTACCTGCGTGACGACTTCACCTGCGCGTATTGCCAGCTGAAGCTGCCGATGTCCAAGCTCACCTACGACCACGTGCTGCCGCGTTCGCGCGGCGGCCGTACGGAGTGGGAGAACATCGTGACGGCGTGCGCCCCGTGCAACGCCAAGAAGGCCAACAAGACGCCGGACGAGTCGGGCATGTGGCCGAAGAGGCCGCCGTTCCGCCCGACCACGCTGCCGCTGATGCCGCCGCTCATCGACCCGGACACGGCGCCGATCGAGTGGCGCGACTTCACGGCATCCCTCCCGCGTGTCGGCGTCGCTTGA
- the bla gene encoding class A beta-lactamase: MVVPRNPQLSRRGLLAVAFAGACAPAAAPPKAPLEWDPFDRVEARVGGRVGVFALDTGSGRRLARRADERFAMCSTFKWALAAAVLSRVDRGELGLEQRVSYGAADVLEYAPVTREHLPRGSLSVEELAGAAVTLSDNTAANLLLPFVGGPSGLTRYFRSLGDYVTRLDRDEPTLNENLAGDARDTTAPRGMAGALRAALTGKALSRASRERLLAWMRASPTGRERLRAGLPPNWEAGDKTGTCNRGAVNDVAVIWPPARPPILVAAYLSDSTRPLTELLAAQAEIGRIVAAELGS; encoded by the coding sequence GTGGTCGTTCCCCGCAATCCCCAGCTGTCGCGGCGCGGGCTCCTGGCCGTCGCGTTCGCCGGCGCCTGCGCGCCGGCAGCTGCGCCGCCGAAAGCCCCGTTGGAGTGGGATCCGTTCGACCGGGTCGAGGCCCGAGTGGGCGGGCGCGTCGGGGTCTTCGCGCTCGACACCGGCAGCGGCCGACGGCTCGCACGGCGGGCGGACGAGCGCTTCGCGATGTGCTCGACCTTCAAGTGGGCGCTGGCGGCTGCGGTGCTCTCACGGGTGGATCGTGGCGAGCTCGGGCTCGAGCAGCGGGTGAGCTACGGCGCGGCCGACGTGCTCGAGTACGCGCCGGTGACCCGCGAGCACCTCCCGCGCGGGTCGCTGAGCGTGGAGGAGCTCGCCGGCGCCGCGGTGACGCTGAGCGACAACACCGCCGCGAACCTGCTGCTGCCGTTCGTCGGCGGCCCGTCAGGCCTCACTCGCTACTTCCGGAGCTTGGGCGACTACGTGACCCGCCTCGACCGCGACGAGCCGACGCTGAACGAGAACCTCGCGGGTGACGCCCGCGACACGACCGCGCCGCGAGGGATGGCGGGAGCGCTCCGCGCGGCGCTCACGGGCAAGGCACTCTCACGCGCGAGCCGCGAGCGCCTGCTCGCTTGGATGCGTGCCTCCCCGACGGGCCGCGAGCGGCTGCGGGCGGGCCTGCCGCCCAACTGGGAGGCCGGCGACAAGACCGGGACCTGCAACCGCGGGGCGGTGAACGACGTCGCCGTGATCTGGCCACCGGCTCGCCCACCGATCCTGGTCGCTGCGTACCTGAGCGACTCCACCCGGCCGCTGACCGAGCTGCTCGCAGCGCAGGCGGAAATCGGCCGGATCGTCGCTGCCGAGCTCGGCTCCTAG
- a CDS encoding SDR family oxidoreductase yields the protein MDLGDKTFVITGANTGIGRANALALAERGLGRLIIAARSLERTEPVLAEVRAKNPEGEVSFVALDLSDLASVRKAADELLGRDVTIDALINNAGVAGVQGQTKDGFELAFGTNHVGHYLWTEKLLPLVKRAKQGRIVIVASQAHYRARQGIDWDAVRKPSATLTAFPEYCVSKLANVLHASELARRLAGTSVTTYSLHPGGVASDIWKRRMGVFAVLLRPFLISNEEGAKTQLRCEIAPELASETGLYYDKERPKRASPLARDVKLQDELEARSREYVRAFL from the coding sequence ATGGACCTCGGGGACAAGACCTTCGTCATCACCGGCGCCAACACCGGCATCGGCCGCGCGAACGCCCTGGCGCTGGCCGAACGCGGCCTCGGCAGGCTGATCATCGCCGCGCGGAGTCTCGAACGCACCGAGCCTGTACTCGCCGAGGTCCGGGCGAAGAACCCGGAGGGTGAGGTCTCGTTCGTGGCGCTCGATCTGTCGGACCTGGCGTCGGTGAGGAAGGCCGCGGACGAGCTGCTCGGGAGAGACGTCACCATCGACGCGCTGATCAACAACGCCGGCGTGGCCGGCGTGCAGGGGCAAACGAAGGACGGCTTCGAGCTCGCCTTCGGCACGAATCACGTGGGCCACTACCTCTGGACGGAGAAGCTCCTGCCGCTGGTCAAGCGCGCGAAGCAGGGGCGCATCGTCATCGTGGCGAGCCAGGCCCACTACCGGGCGAGGCAGGGCATCGACTGGGACGCCGTCAGGAAGCCCTCCGCCACGCTGACCGCGTTTCCGGAGTACTGCGTGAGCAAGCTCGCCAACGTCCTGCACGCGAGCGAGCTCGCGAGAAGGCTCGCGGGCACGAGCGTCACGACCTACTCGCTCCACCCCGGCGGCGTCGCGAGCGACATTTGGAAGCGTCGCATGGGCGTCTTCGCCGTGCTGCTCCGCCCGTTTCTGATCTCGAATGAAGAGGGGGCGAAGACGCAGCTCCGCTGCGAGATCGCGCCGGAGCTCGCCAGCGAGACCGGGCTCTACTACGACAAGGAGCGCCCGAAACGAGCGTCGCCGCTCGCCCGCGACGTGAAGCTCCAGGACGAGCTCGAGGCGCGGAGCCGAGAGTACGTTCGTGCGTTCCTTTGA
- a CDS encoding sulfite exporter TauE/SafE family protein has translation MDLANALSSGSLVALPLAFAGGLAMGLNPCCLALYPAAAATCCAGACDADSPRPAVSNAIAFVLGTATATTILGVVAALAGRTLEGFGGWVRYAIALVPIVMGLHLVGWMRLPMPRGAIGLRGRGVHGAYASGLLLSLVIGPCGTPALAAILSYAAFQGSVPFAALLLFLYGMGNGVPLVIAGTASGRLTTWLSKLGWRAWTERVAGVLMLAVGGFLLWTA, from the coding sequence ATGGATCTCGCGAACGCGCTTTCGTCCGGGAGCCTCGTCGCGCTGCCGCTGGCGTTCGCCGGCGGCCTTGCGATGGGGCTGAACCCCTGCTGCCTGGCGCTCTATCCGGCGGCTGCAGCCACGTGCTGCGCCGGCGCGTGCGATGCCGACAGCCCTCGTCCCGCCGTATCCAATGCCATCGCGTTCGTCCTCGGAACGGCGACAGCGACGACGATCCTGGGCGTCGTCGCGGCGCTCGCGGGGCGCACGCTCGAGGGGTTCGGCGGATGGGTGCGATATGCCATCGCGCTCGTTCCCATTGTCATGGGACTTCATCTGGTCGGATGGATGCGCCTCCCGATGCCGCGCGGGGCCATCGGCCTCCGCGGTCGTGGCGTCCACGGCGCCTACGCGAGCGGTCTGCTCTTGTCGCTCGTGATCGGGCCGTGCGGCACGCCGGCGCTCGCGGCGATCCTGTCGTATGCGGCGTTCCAAGGGAGCGTGCCGTTCGCCGCGCTGCTGCTCTTCCTCTACGGAATGGGGAACGGCGTGCCGTTGGTGATTGCAGGGACCGCGTCGGGGCGGCTCACGACCTGGCTGTCGAAGCTCGGTTGGCGAGCATGGACGGAGCGGGTCGCCGGCGTCCTCATGCTGGCCGTCGGTGGCTTCCTGCTGTGGACGGCGTAG
- a CDS encoding IS4 family transposase gives MTAERRHDRRALVLGPWARGKLLLFDLGYFDFRLFRRLDEIRGYFVSRLKRSSNPVIVAQNRRWRGRSVAVVGQCIWDVVDRLQREELDVTVQVRSRHRVYAGRCSSEVRTFRVVGVRDEASGEYHLYITNIGVEALQPADIARVYAVRWEVELLFKELKSHYRLDQIPSRKRAVVEAMLYAALLSLAASRALLHALRSAVRPGFLLPARRWSVLMSQHATDLLAVVIEGRDDPVLLDLLLHEAPDPNRRRLHLLQSVERRAHAYRAPGNSASSRRAAA, from the coding sequence GTGACCGCCGAGCGCCGCCATGATCGCCGTGCCCTCGTCCTCGGCCCGTGGGCTCGCGGCAAGTTGTTGCTCTTCGACCTCGGCTACTTCGACTTCCGCCTCTTCCGCCGGCTCGACGAGATCCGTGGCTACTTCGTGTCCCGGCTCAAGCGCAGCTCCAACCCGGTCATCGTTGCTCAGAATCGACGCTGGCGCGGCCGGTCGGTCGCCGTCGTCGGGCAGTGCATCTGGGATGTCGTCGACCGCCTGCAGCGCGAGGAACTCGACGTCACCGTACAGGTTCGCTCCCGCCATCGCGTCTACGCCGGGCGCTGCTCCAGCGAGGTCCGCACCTTCCGTGTCGTCGGCGTGCGGGACGAAGCCTCCGGCGAGTACCACCTGTACATCACCAACATCGGCGTCGAGGCGCTCCAGCCGGCCGATATCGCCCGCGTGTACGCCGTCCGCTGGGAAGTCGAGTTGCTCTTCAAGGAGCTGAAGTCGCACTACCGGCTCGACCAGATCCCGAGCCGAAAGCGCGCCGTCGTAGAGGCCATGCTCTACGCCGCTCTTCTCTCGCTGGCCGCGAGCCGAGCGCTCCTTCACGCCTTGCGCAGCGCGGTCCGCCCGGGATTCCTTCTCCCGGCACGACGCTGGAGCGTGCTCATGAGCCAGCACGCAACCGACCTGCTCGCCGTCGTCATCGAAGGCCGCGACGACCCAGTCTTGCTCGACCTGCTGCTCCACGAGGCCCCAGACCCGAACCGTCGTCGCCTTCACCTGCTTCAGTCCGTCGAGCGCCGTGCACATGCCTATCGAGCCCCCGGAAACTCAGCGAGTTCACGTCGTGCAGCGGCCTAA
- a CDS encoding DUF190 domain-containing protein, which produces MRTLDGEQTLVRIFIGEGDKWQKKPLARALLERLRAEGFAGATVVHGVAGFGANSVIHTASLVDLSADLPVLIEVVDDSEHVDRLLPILDEMLTGGALVTLEKVRVLRYATRPARREG; this is translated from the coding sequence ATGCGAACGCTGGACGGCGAGCAGACCTTGGTCCGGATCTTCATCGGCGAGGGCGACAAGTGGCAGAAGAAGCCGCTGGCGCGCGCGCTGCTCGAGCGGCTGCGTGCCGAGGGTTTCGCCGGCGCCACGGTGGTCCACGGCGTCGCCGGCTTCGGCGCGAACAGCGTCATCCACACCGCCAGCCTGGTGGATCTCTCCGCGGATCTGCCGGTGCTGATCGAGGTGGTGGACGACAGCGAGCACGTCGATCGGCTCCTGCCCATCCTGGACGAGATGCTGACCGGGGGAGCGCTGGTGACGCTGGAGAAGGTGCGAGTGCTGCGCTACGCGACCCGACCGGCTCGCAGAGAGGGGTGA
- a CDS encoding type II toxin-antitoxin system ParD family antitoxin produces the protein MARPIQAADLPEDIARIAEAQVAAGRFANIDEVVRAGVLAVQREQEKHDALRAALEEGENSGIFDGNPFDSVRAELRVNRHQP, from the coding sequence ATGGCACGCCCGATCCAAGCCGCTGACCTGCCCGAGGACATCGCACGCATTGCCGAGGCGCAAGTCGCAGCGGGCCGCTTCGCAAATATCGACGAGGTCGTGCGCGCCGGGGTCCTCGCCGTGCAACGAGAGCAGGAGAAGCACGATGCATTGCGTGCGGCGCTCGAAGAGGGGGAGAACAGCGGGATCTTCGACGGCAACCCGTTCGACAGCGTCCGGGCCGAGCTCCGTGTGAACCGACATCAACCTTAG
- the crcB gene encoding fluoride efflux transporter CrcB: MERFLWVCLAGAAGCGTRYLVGLWAGGRFGASFPYGTLIVNVAGCFLIAVVMQTALNVVSFSPTLRLALTTGFLGGLTTYSSFAYETTKLVQDGARGAALWNVGITTLACFAAVVLGLVVAHALTKA, encoded by the coding sequence ATGGAGCGGTTCTTGTGGGTTTGCCTGGCGGGTGCAGCGGGCTGCGGCACCCGTTACCTGGTCGGGCTCTGGGCGGGCGGACGGTTCGGCGCGTCGTTTCCGTATGGCACCTTGATCGTCAACGTGGCGGGCTGCTTCTTGATCGCGGTGGTGATGCAGACGGCGCTCAACGTGGTCAGCTTCTCGCCCACGCTCCGCCTGGCGCTCACCACGGGCTTCCTGGGCGGGCTCACCACCTACTCGAGCTTCGCCTACGAGACGACCAAGCTGGTGCAAGATGGCGCGCGGGGCGCCGCGCTCTGGAACGTCGGCATCACGACGCTGGCTTGCTTCGCGGCGGTGGTGCTGGGGCTCGTGGTGGCTCACGCGCTCACGAAGGCTTGA
- a CDS encoding MoaD/ThiS family protein has translation MKVLIPGPLLSYTKVKEVEASGRNLAELLLDLDRQYPGIRFRVIDEQDRMRPHMRFFVNGEQVFDLTGALAPSDEVTLVQALSGG, from the coding sequence ATGAAGGTGCTGATCCCCGGACCACTGCTCTCCTACACGAAGGTGAAGGAGGTCGAGGCGAGCGGGAGGAACCTGGCGGAGCTCTTGCTCGATCTCGACCGGCAGTATCCCGGCATCCGCTTCCGCGTGATCGACGAGCAGGACCGGATGCGGCCTCACATGCGCTTCTTCGTCAACGGCGAGCAGGTCTTCGACCTCACGGGTGCGCTCGCCCCGAGCGACGAGGTCACGCTGGTGCAGGCGTTGAGCGGCGGCTGA
- a CDS encoding type II toxin-antitoxin system RelE/ParE family toxin, producing MPAVLASSSGKHALFVRVELDGTVIVVRILHAAMLPELHLPDADEDG from the coding sequence ATGCCCGCCGTACTAGCGTCTTCTTCGGGGAAGCATGCTCTGTTCGTTCGCGTCGAGCTCGACGGAACGGTGATCGTCGTCCGCATCCTGCATGCCGCGATGTTGCCGGAGCTGCACCTCCCGGACGCAGACGAGGACGGGTGA
- a CDS encoding type II toxin-antitoxin system RelE/ParE family toxin, producing the protein MKYRFTAQARADLRDIAAYTLERWGPEQCDRYLIGLESACQALAERPELRRGFPSHPPYYRLLRGKHALFFRVELDGTVVVVRILHAAMLPELHLLDVDEDG; encoded by the coding sequence GTGAAGTATCGGTTTACGGCGCAGGCGAGAGCGGACCTGCGGGACATCGCGGCGTACACGCTGGAACGGTGGGGACCCGAGCAGTGCGACCGCTACCTCATAGGGCTCGAGTCTGCCTGCCAGGCGCTCGCGGAGCGACCCGAGCTTCGCCGGGGATTCCCGAGCCACCCGCCGTACTACCGTCTGCTTCGGGGAAAGCATGCTCTGTTCTTCCGCGTCGAGCTCGACGGAACGGTGGTCGTCGTCCGCATCCTGCATGCCGCGATGCTGCCGGAGCTGCACCTTCTGGACGTAGACGAGGACGGGTGA
- a CDS encoding VWA domain-containing protein codes for MTTQSPLPESQLGPAEKLLDLVLSSSAHLWHNRPGLDVAGVWHPRRELSKNRALAQGTPVRPGLYVPAAASLYSRLLEIYQLNVDLMAHFASYALKETEWRDLKVACAALMLVQQRSGQPVHDDDGSVAFYDDDYRRIGEAMLLHYEQKSARMMTPKGVLRVAELLETPDIAELNRIAGFSDPAAKKPALGRWKSAASRWLRVREANRPMLEGLVGAGYKETIKKIARKAGYKPESAAFFEILGWKQKQASAGHRTVGLDGLVLQKRERFDGLTEAEICEAIDSQRLKYKDVIGRLPPDVGLTPAIMVAVLPTLSDRDLRILTPTLESLGLLVFPEIRDRWERAVQSATDQRALNIAKNVRDQGVREKLEEAADHAAKKAVEAATREVDVRVLFLIDKSGSMSGAIEQSKEALSRILAGFPPDKLHIAAFDTLGTVLVPKAPSRAAVQHMLSGIRAEGGTLHSSAVHALRRSGVELPPDAKLVVIVVGDEAGEAGGNFAESFRRAGYDPSALALLVNVAVSRGTTVRDAALALDIPFSEVSVGQFDDPYQVPRVLQALLDAPRSAPKKQFGWVERVMSTPLLELSS; via the coding sequence ATGACCACCCAATCGCCGCTGCCGGAGAGCCAGCTCGGCCCGGCCGAAAAGCTGCTCGACCTCGTGCTGAGCTCGTCGGCTCACCTGTGGCACAACCGCCCGGGTCTCGACGTCGCCGGCGTCTGGCATCCGCGCCGCGAGCTCTCGAAGAACCGCGCGCTCGCGCAAGGCACGCCTGTCCGTCCGGGTCTCTACGTGCCGGCCGCGGCGTCGCTGTACTCGCGGCTGCTGGAGATCTACCAGCTCAACGTGGACCTGATGGCTCACTTCGCGAGCTACGCGCTCAAGGAGACCGAGTGGCGCGACCTGAAGGTCGCCTGCGCGGCGCTGATGCTGGTGCAGCAGCGCTCGGGTCAGCCGGTGCACGACGACGACGGTTCGGTCGCCTTCTACGACGACGACTACCGGCGCATCGGCGAGGCCATGTTGCTCCACTACGAGCAGAAGTCGGCGCGCATGATGACCCCGAAGGGCGTGTTGCGCGTGGCCGAGCTGCTCGAGACGCCGGACATCGCCGAGCTCAACCGCATCGCGGGCTTCTCCGATCCGGCCGCCAAGAAGCCGGCCCTGGGTCGCTGGAAGAGCGCGGCCAGCCGCTGGCTGCGTGTGCGCGAGGCGAACCGACCGATGCTCGAGGGTCTGGTCGGCGCCGGCTACAAGGAGACCATCAAGAAGATCGCGCGCAAGGCCGGCTACAAGCCGGAGAGCGCCGCGTTCTTCGAGATCCTGGGCTGGAAGCAGAAGCAGGCGTCCGCCGGTCATCGCACGGTGGGCCTGGACGGGCTCGTGCTTCAGAAGCGCGAGCGCTTCGACGGGCTCACCGAAGCCGAGATCTGCGAGGCCATCGATTCGCAGCGGCTGAAGTACAAGGACGTCATCGGTCGCTTGCCGCCGGACGTGGGCCTCACGCCCGCCATCATGGTGGCCGTGCTGCCGACGCTCTCGGATCGGGATCTCCGCATCCTGACCCCGACCCTCGAGTCGCTGGGCCTGCTGGTGTTCCCGGAGATCCGCGATCGCTGGGAGCGTGCGGTTCAGAGCGCGACCGATCAGCGCGCGCTCAACATCGCCAAGAACGTGCGCGACCAGGGCGTGCGCGAAAAGCTGGAGGAGGCCGCCGACCACGCCGCGAAGAAGGCGGTGGAGGCCGCGACCCGCGAGGTGGACGTGCGCGTTTTGTTCCTGATCGACAAGAGCGGCTCCATGTCCGGCGCCATCGAGCAGTCGAAGGAGGCGCTGTCGCGCATCCTGGCCGGCTTTCCCCCGGACAAGCTCCACATCGCAGCCTTCGACACCCTGGGCACGGTGCTCGTGCCGAAGGCGCCCTCTCGCGCCGCCGTCCAGCACATGCTGAGCGGCATCCGCGCCGAGGGCGGGACGCTTCACTCCTCCGCGGTGCACGCGCTCCGGCGTTCTGGAGTGGAGCTGCCGCCGGACGCCAAGCTGGTGGTGATCGTCGTCGGCGACGAGGCCGGCGAGGCCGGCGGCAACTTCGCCGAGAGCTTCCGGCGCGCGGGCTACGACCCGTCGGCGCTGGCGCTGCTCGTGAACGTCGCCGTCAGCCGAGGCACCACGGTGCGCGACGCCGCGCTGGCCCTCGACATCCCGTTCAGCGAGGTGTCCGTCGGCCAGTTCGACGATCCGTACCAGGTGCCGAGGGTGCTCCAGGCGCTGCTCGACGCGCCGCGCTCCGCCCCGAAGAAGCAGTTCGGCTGGGTGGAACGCGTGATGTCCACGCCGCTCCTGGAGCTCTCGTCGTGA
- a CDS encoding glycosyl hydrolase has protein sequence MAKKPGARGKKASRVAVLVATRKGAWVFRSDAKRKSWRADGPHFLGHVIHHLVLDPRDGRTLLAAAKTGHLGPTVFRSTDLGRTWKEAKKPPAFPKAKKGDTGRSVDHTFWLTPCHDDEPSAWYAGTSPQGLFRSDDGGVSWEPISGLNDDPKYREWMGSAQDGTPDGPKLHSIIVDPRDPKHLYFGMSGGGVHESLDGGKSWSPLVQGMQVVEGFDAANIAFHDPHCVRLCPTNPDRLYQQNHCGIYRIDRPSQEWRRIGKRMPKEVGDVGFTMVVHPRDADTAWVLPMDGTTVWPRTSPGGKPSVYVTKNAGKSWKRLDTGLPKNQAWWTVKRQAMSADQRDPVGLYFGTTSGELWMSRDEGKRWSNIARHLPEIYAVETAELR, from the coding sequence ATGGCGAAGAAACCTGGTGCTCGCGGCAAGAAGGCTTCTCGGGTGGCGGTGCTGGTGGCCACGCGCAAGGGCGCTTGGGTGTTTCGCAGCGACGCCAAGCGCAAGAGCTGGCGCGCGGACGGCCCGCACTTTCTGGGTCACGTCATCCATCATCTGGTGCTCGACCCGCGGGACGGGCGCACGCTGCTCGCCGCGGCGAAGACCGGGCACCTCGGCCCGACCGTGTTCCGCTCCACCGATCTCGGCCGCACCTGGAAGGAGGCGAAGAAGCCGCCGGCGTTCCCGAAGGCCAAGAAGGGCGACACGGGCCGCTCCGTCGATCACACCTTCTGGCTCACGCCGTGTCACGACGACGAGCCGAGCGCCTGGTACGCTGGCACCTCGCCGCAAGGCTTGTTCCGCTCCGACGACGGCGGCGTGAGTTGGGAGCCGATCTCCGGCCTGAACGACGACCCGAAGTACCGCGAGTGGATGGGAAGCGCACAGGACGGCACGCCGGACGGGCCGAAGCTCCATTCCATCATCGTCGACCCGCGCGATCCAAAGCACCTGTACTTCGGCATGTCCGGCGGCGGCGTTCACGAGTCGTTGGACGGCGGGAAATCCTGGTCTCCGTTGGTCCAAGGCATGCAGGTCGTGGAGGGATTCGACGCCGCGAACATCGCGTTCCACGATCCACACTGCGTGCGTTTGTGTCCGACCAACCCCGACCGGCTGTACCAGCAGAATCACTGCGGCATCTACCGTATCGACCGCCCGAGCCAGGAGTGGCGCCGCATCGGCAAGCGTATGCCGAAGGAGGTCGGCGACGTCGGCTTCACGATGGTGGTGCACCCGCGGGACGCCGACACGGCCTGGGTCTTGCCCATGGACGGCACGACCGTGTGGCCGCGGACCAGCCCGGGCGGCAAGCCCTCGGTCTACGTCACCAAGAACGCCGGCAAGAGCTGGAAGCGCCTCGACACGGGTTTGCCCAAGAACCAAGCCTGGTGGACCGTCAAGCGTCAGGCCATGAGCGCCGATCAGCGGGACCCGGTCGGCCTCTACTTCGGCACCACCAGCGGAGAGCTGTGGATGAGTCGGGACGAGGGCAAGCGCTGGAGCAACATCGCGCGGCACCTGCCGGAGATCTACGCCGTGGAGACGGCAGAGCTCCGATGA